Proteins from one Pectinophora gossypiella chromosome 19, ilPecGoss1.1, whole genome shotgun sequence genomic window:
- the LOC126375550 gene encoding hemicentin-2-like, translating into MLKYFCCYLAIFVVSKPCLVDGQGVEKKNSLVFVIDDTGSMADDIDEAKKQVDSIFDAALKENDSTIKDFVIVTFNDPDVAHRTTTENRTVFKKALEDITVNGGGDCEEMALTGLKLALENSRDGSIVYLFTDADAKDLDKAETVKKLAKEKQCRLFFMMTGNCNYGVNAPGHRVFFDLAEATQGQVFTLTKKEVGQALHHAVESVRPSDIIASSAFGAAGVVSDIVPASNTINFNVAENVKEVLISVSGVGISVDVTDSAGGKPKTEETAKTSGSTIVKVLDVKPGKYTATVFSAGETSVVITGITKGGESSKIV; encoded by the exons ATGTTGAAATACTTTTGTTGTTACTTAGCTATTTTTGTTGTTTCCAAACCGTGTCTTGTTGATGGGCAAGGTGTCGAGAAGAAAAATAGTCTTGTCTTTGTCATAGATGATACCGGGTCTATGGCCGATGACATAGATGAAGCTAAGAAACAAGTGGACAGTATTTTTGATGCTGCTCTGAAAGAAAATGATTCGACGATCAAAGACTTCGTTATTGTGACCTTTAATGACCCGG ATGTAGCACACCGGACAACGACCGAGAACCGCACAGTATTCAAGAAAGCTCTAGAAGATATAACAGTAAATGGTGGTGGTGACTGTGAAGAGATGGCTTTAACTGGACTGAAACTCGCTCTGGAGAACAGTCGAGATGGCTCCATAGTCTATTTGTTCACCGATGCTGACGCGAAAGATCTTGATAAGGCGGAAACAGTGAAGAAGCtagcaaaagaaaaacaatgcaGG CTATTCTTCATGATGACTGGTAATTGCAACTACGGAGTAAACGCTCCCGGCCATCGCGTCTTCTTTGATTTGGCCGAAGCCACACAAGGTCAAGTTTTCACTCTCACCAAAAAGGAAGTAGGACAG GCATTACACCATGCTGTTGAATCTGTTAGACCATCAGATATtattgcttcctccgcatttgGAGCAGCTGGAGTGgttagtgacatagtaccaGCGTCTAATacaataaat TTCAATGTGGCCGAAAACGTGAAGGAGGTTCTTATTTCCGTATCAGGTGTTGGGATCAGCGTTGATGTGACAGACTCTGCTGGTGGCAAACCCAAGACTGAGGAAACTGCTAAAACCTCTGGTTCTACG ATCGTCAAAGTCCTCGACGTGAAACCAGGGAAATACACAGCTACCGTGTTCAGTGCTGGTGAAACATCTGTGGTTATTACTGGCATCACTAAGGGTGGAGAATCATCGAAAATTGTTTAA
- the LOC126375551 gene encoding hemicentin-2-like yields MLKYFCCLAILVVAKPWLVDGQSVEKKNSLVFVIDDTGSMSDDIDEAKKQVDNIFDAALKEKDSTIKDFVIVTFNDPDVAHRTTTENRTVFKKALEDITVDGGDDCPEMALTGLKLALENSRDGSIVYLFSDADAKDHEKLETVKKLAKEKNCKLFFMLTGTCFDGPNAPGHRAYFDLAEATHGQVFSLTKKEVGQALGHAVESVRPSEFIGASAFSAVEMSDRSGGDNVVNFNVADNVKEVLISVSGSKISVDVTDSAGGKPKTEETAKTSGSTIIKVLDVKPGNYTANVFSVGDTSVVITGITKSGESSKIV; encoded by the exons ATGTTGAAATACTTTTGTTGCTTAGCTATTCTTGTTGTAGCCAAGCCGTGGCTAGTTGATGGTCAAAGTGTCGAGAAGAAAAATAGTCTTGTGTTTGTCATAGATGATACTGGGTCTATGAGTGACGACATAGATGAAGCTAAGAAACAAGTGGACAATATTTTTGATGCTGCTCTGAAAGAAAAGGATTCGACGATCAAAGACTTCGTTATCGTGACTTTCAATGATCCAG ATGTAGCACATCGGACAACGACTGAGAATCGCACAGTGTTCAAAAAAGCTTTAGAAGATATAACAGTAGACGGTGGTGATGACTGCCCCGAGATGGCTTTGACGGGACTTAAACTGGCACTAGAGAATAGTCGTGATGGTTCTATAGTGTATCTGTTCAGTGATGCCGACGCCAAAGACCATGAAAAGTTGGAAACTGTGAAGAAACtagcaaaagaaaaaaattgcaaG TTATTCTTCATGTTGACTGGCACTTGCTTTGATGGACCCAACGCTCCCGGCCATCGCGCTTACTTCGACTTAGCTGAAGCCACACACGGTCAAGTTTTCAGTCTCACCAAGAAGGAAGTTGGACAG GCGTTAGGTCATGCTGTTGAATCAGTTAGACCATCAGAATTTATTGGTGCTTCCGCATTCTCAGCAGTAGAAATGAGTGATAGAAGCGGGGGCGATAACGTAGTTAAT ttcaATGTGGCTGACAACGTGAAAGAAGTTCTAATTTCCGTATCCGGTTCTAAGATCAGCGTTGATGTGACAGACTCTGCTGGTGGCAAACCCAAGACTGAGGAAACTGCTAAAACTTCTGGTTCTACG atcATCAAAGTCCTCGACGTGAAACCAGGAAACTACACGGCTAACGTGTTCAGTGTTGGTGATACATCTGTTGTGATAACTGGCATCACTAAGAGTGGAGAATCATCGAAAATTGTTTAA